One Delphinus delphis chromosome 3, mDelDel1.2, whole genome shotgun sequence genomic region harbors:
- the RNF187 gene encoding E3 ubiquitin-protein ligase RNF187 encodes MPKDPHRARRIRVLGREMETLAKRLAVLRPPARGPRRSVAACQDPGDWSTPLPGPCVEHTPARTLRRAPNYPSRHSCPSSLLSIPVRTSPSPALRPRFSCVPVPGFPPCLRPRQPSHLCSPVRVPVCALLEGPAAAALALPAGPAEAACALCQRAPREPVRADCGHRFCRACVVRFWAEEDGPFPCPECADDCWQRAVEPGRPPLSRRLLALEEAAAAPARDGPASEAALQLLCRADGGPLCAACRMAAGPEPPEWEPRWRKALRGKENKGSVEIMRKDLNDARDLHGQAESAAAVWKGHVMDRRKKALTDYKKLRAFFAEEEGRFLQEAEKEEGSLDDEDEDPAERFRSLLQAVSELERRHRNLGLSMLLQ; translated from the exons GACCCAGGCGGAGTGTAGCGGCCTGTCAGGACCCGGGAGACTGGAGTACACCACTGCCAGGACCCTGCGTGGAGCACACGCCTGCCAGGACCCTGCGCCGGGCGCCCAACTATCCCAGTCGCCATTCTTGTCCTTCGTCCCTGCTCTCCATCCCCGTCCGCACATCCCCGTCCCCGGCTCTCCGGCCGCGCTTTTCCTGCGTCCCGGTCCCCGGCTTTCCCCCGTGTCTCCGGCCTCGCCAGCCCAGCCACCTGTGCTCCCCGGTCCGCGTCCCTGTCTGCGCCCTCCTCGAGGGCCCCGCCGCCGCTGCCCTGGCGCTTCCCGCGGGCCCAGCCGAGGCCGCCTGCGCCCTGTGCCAGCGCGCGCCTCGCGAGCCGGTGCGCGCCGACTGCGGCCATCGCTTCTGCCGGGCGTGCGTGGTGCGATTCTGGGCGGAGGAGGACGGGCCCTTCCCGTGTCCCGAGTGCGCCGACGACTGCTGGCAGCGCGCTGTGGAGCCCGGCCGCCCGCCGCTCAGCCGCCGCCTGCTGGCGCTCGAGGAGGCTGCCGCGGCGCCCGCGCGCGACGGCCCGGCCTCTGAGGCGGCGCTGCAGCTGCTGTGCCGAGCCGACGGGGGCCCGCTGTGCGCCGCTTGCCGCATGGCCGCGGGGCCCGAGCCGCCCGAGTGGGAGCCCCGCTGGAGGAAGGCGCTGCGCGGCAAG GAGAACAAGGGATCTGTGGAGATCATGAGGAAAGATCTGAACGATGCTCGGGACCTGCATGGCCAGGCTGAGTCCGCCGCTGCTGTGTGGAAG GGACATGTGATGGACCGGAGGAAGAAGGCCCTGACTGACTACAAGAAGCTTCGGGCCTTCTTTGCTGAGGAGGAGGGGCGCTTCCTgcaggaagcagagaaagaggaagggtcCCTGGACGACGAGGATGAGGACCCAGCGGAGAGGTTCAGGTCCCTGCTGCAGGCTGTGTCGGAGCTGGAGAGGAGGCACCGCAACCTGGGCCTCAGTATGCTGCTCCAG TGA